In Hymenobacter sublimis, a single genomic region encodes these proteins:
- a CDS encoding DUF6799 domain-containing protein: protein MKRYPTTILATLLLAAAATLSAQAQTKLPPRRPVQPRAKAAAPVGLTMKDGFLMKGGKVMMTRDAHTEALTSETALVNGTKVRADGTVTLADGTTAMLKEGDYMSLTGRMTTKAMRAEQDSLLQLAKNGGKVKMKKKVK, encoded by the coding sequence ATGAAACGGTATCCTACTACTATTTTGGCCACGCTTTTGCTAGCCGCAGCCGCTACCCTCAGCGCCCAGGCGCAAACCAAGCTGCCTCCCCGCCGGCCCGTGCAGCCCCGGGCCAAAGCCGCCGCTCCGGTGGGCCTGACCATGAAGGATGGCTTCCTGATGAAGGGGGGCAAAGTAATGATGACGCGCGACGCCCACACCGAGGCCCTAACCTCGGAAACGGCCCTGGTAAATGGTACTAAAGTTCGGGCCGATGGCACCGTGACCCTGGCTGACGGCACAACGGCCATGCTCAAAGAAGGCGACTACATGTCCTTGACAGGCCGGATGACCACCAAAGCCATGCGCGCCGAGCAGGACAGCCTGTTGCAGCTCGCCAAAAACGGCGGCAAGGTCAAAATGAAAAAGAAAGTCAAGTAA
- a CDS encoding DnaJ C-terminal domain-containing protein has translation MDYKDYYQILGLDKSATKDQIKKAYRKLARQYHPDVNPNNAEAERKFKEINEAHEVLSDDDKRQKYDQLGADWQRYQQAGAGRGSQGNGAGFDWSQYAQGGSFGGEDNPFGGADFSDFFSSMFGGMGGGSQGSSTRPRAGQDYQAELELTLAEAYHGGPRTLTVNGKNLRLTIHPGVEDGQVIRLRDQGGPGRNGGPAGSLYITLRIQPDARYSRAGNDLTMDVPVSIYTALLGGEQVVETLSGPVKITIKPETPNGTRLRLRGKGFPVYRQSGQFGDLYLRLTLTLPQNLSEKEKELFRQLAELRK, from the coding sequence GTGGATTACAAAGACTACTACCAGATTCTGGGCCTCGATAAATCGGCCACCAAGGACCAGATCAAGAAAGCCTACCGCAAGCTGGCCCGCCAGTACCACCCCGACGTGAACCCCAACAACGCCGAGGCCGAACGCAAGTTCAAGGAAATCAACGAGGCCCACGAAGTTCTTAGCGACGACGACAAGCGCCAGAAGTACGACCAATTGGGCGCCGACTGGCAGCGTTATCAGCAGGCGGGCGCGGGCCGGGGCAGCCAGGGCAACGGAGCTGGCTTCGACTGGTCGCAGTACGCCCAGGGCGGCAGCTTCGGGGGCGAAGACAACCCGTTTGGAGGCGCCGACTTCTCCGATTTCTTTAGCTCCATGTTTGGGGGCATGGGTGGGGGTAGCCAGGGGAGCAGTACCCGGCCCCGCGCCGGCCAGGACTACCAGGCCGAGCTGGAACTGACCTTGGCCGAGGCCTACCACGGCGGCCCCCGCACGCTCACGGTTAATGGCAAAAATCTGCGCCTTACCATTCACCCAGGCGTGGAAGATGGGCAGGTCATTCGGCTGCGCGACCAGGGTGGGCCGGGCCGCAACGGCGGGCCCGCCGGCTCGCTCTACATTACCCTGCGCATTCAGCCCGACGCCCGCTATTCCCGCGCCGGCAACGATTTAACCATGGATGTGCCCGTGAGCATTTACACGGCCTTGCTAGGCGGCGAGCAGGTAGTAGAAACCTTGTCGGGCCCGGTGAAAATCACCATCAAGCCCGAAACGCCGAATGGCACCCGCCTACGCCTGCGCGGCAAGGGGTTCCCAGTCTACCGCCAGTCCGGGCAGTTCGGCGACTTATACCTGCGCCTAACGCTCACGCTACCCCAGAACCTGAGCGAGAAGGAAAAGGAGTTGTTTCGTCAGCTGGCTGAGCTACGGAAATAA
- a CDS encoding OmpA family protein, protein MPPRIPLQKALALGLTAWALAPLASHAQTADRKTAIGLNVSAMQYKGNFGSDYWNWSENKYAPGLTISRYLTSGLDLQLSGNYVELKKTAPAGAPYFGSNFATNVVNVNLGLKFKLLSEDSPVRPYLLAAPGLTYTSREGTIFRNNRTEPTDQDKNYFDLFGAAGIDFRLGEAVHLFVQTGQHFPLNANIDGDPARDDNSIDDRFLQHTVGLNFALGQAKDEDKDGVSDRKDKCPGTPAGVAVDANGCPLDGDGDGVPDYQDKCPTEKGLAALEGCPDRDGDGVRDGDDKCPDTPGKAELQGCPDSDNDGVIDQNDKCPDTPGGVKVDANGCPVDSDGDGVPDYQDRCPQRPGPASNKGCPEMKVEEKKRLQEATKYIQFEFNKATLKPISFPTLDGLVQILNDYPDYFLGISAHADNVGNDEYNLRLSDERAASARAYMLRKGIPEDRIVSHGYGESKPIAPNTTEAGRALNRRVEFDVYLPGDPNPAETKYGPAPAIPPAPVKAAAPAKKAPAKAPVRRTTPRR, encoded by the coding sequence ATGCCTCCACGCATTCCCCTCCAAAAGGCGTTAGCCCTCGGCCTTACGGCCTGGGCGCTGGCCCCGCTGGCTTCGCACGCACAAACTGCCGACCGCAAGACGGCCATCGGCCTCAACGTGAGTGCCATGCAGTACAAGGGCAACTTCGGTTCTGACTACTGGAACTGGAGCGAGAACAAGTACGCGCCCGGCCTGACGATCAGCCGCTACCTGACCAGCGGCCTGGACCTGCAGCTGAGCGGCAATTACGTGGAGCTGAAGAAGACGGCCCCGGCCGGCGCCCCTTACTTCGGCAGCAACTTCGCCACCAACGTGGTAAATGTGAACCTGGGCCTGAAGTTCAAGCTGCTGAGTGAGGATTCGCCCGTACGCCCCTACCTGCTGGCCGCCCCGGGCCTGACTTACACCAGCCGCGAGGGCACCATCTTCCGCAACAACCGCACCGAGCCCACCGACCAGGACAAGAACTACTTTGACTTGTTCGGGGCCGCCGGTATTGACTTTCGCCTGGGCGAGGCCGTGCACCTGTTTGTGCAGACCGGCCAGCACTTCCCGCTCAATGCCAACATTGACGGTGACCCTGCCCGCGACGACAACAGCATCGACGACCGGTTCTTGCAGCACACTGTGGGCCTGAACTTTGCCCTAGGTCAGGCTAAGGATGAGGACAAGGATGGCGTTTCCGACCGCAAAGACAAGTGCCCCGGTACCCCCGCCGGTGTGGCTGTGGATGCCAACGGCTGCCCCCTCGACGGTGACGGCGACGGTGTTCCGGATTACCAAGACAAATGCCCCACTGAGAAAGGCCTCGCGGCCCTGGAAGGCTGCCCCGACCGGGACGGTGATGGTGTGCGCGACGGCGACGACAAGTGCCCCGACACTCCTGGCAAGGCTGAACTGCAAGGCTGCCCCGACTCCGATAACGACGGGGTAATCGACCAGAATGATAAGTGCCCCGACACGCCCGGCGGCGTGAAAGTAGACGCCAATGGCTGCCCCGTTGACTCCGACGGTGACGGTGTACCCGACTACCAGGACCGCTGCCCGCAGCGCCCCGGCCCGGCCTCCAACAAAGGCTGCCCGGAAATGAAGGTTGAGGAGAAAAAGCGTCTGCAGGAGGCTACCAAGTACATTCAGTTCGAGTTCAATAAGGCGACTTTGAAGCCGATTTCGTTCCCGACTCTGGACGGCCTGGTGCAAATCCTGAACGACTACCCAGATTACTTCCTCGGCATCTCGGCCCACGCCGATAACGTAGGCAACGACGAGTACAACCTGCGTCTCTCGGATGAGCGTGCTGCCTCGGCCCGTGCTTACATGCTGCGCAAAGGCATCCCGGAGGACCGCATCGTATCGCATGGCTACGGGGAAAGCAAGCCGATTGCTCCGAACACCACGGAGGCCGGCCGCGCCCTCAACCGCCGCGTAGAGTTCGACGTGTACCTGCCCGGCGACCCGAACCCCGCTGAAACCAAGTACGGCCCCGCTCCTGCTATTCCGCCCGCTCCGGTGAAAGCCGCCGCTCCGGCCAAGAAAGCTCCTGCAAAGGCCCCGGTTCGCCGGACCACCCCACGCCGCTAA
- a CDS encoding ZIP family metal transporter, translating to MWFAVFALFLTVLGAGWLTRLVPTARTTWMKPLLAFSGAYLFTLTVTHLLPEALQMQPGHRVGYFVLAGFFGQMLLEVFSQGVEHGHVHHHTEHAGRVPFLLLSSLVLHSFLEGSILVKTPAAGDVSQNFYAILAGVALHHIPAAFALMAALLLRLGSFRRALPYLLVFAVAGPAGIIVSNFVVLEQLLTGGLYAALLGLVAGNFLHVSTTILFETSPDHSLNVRKLVATLAGLLLALLVDVG from the coding sequence ATGTGGTTTGCCGTTTTTGCGTTGTTTCTGACTGTGCTGGGAGCCGGCTGGCTGACCCGACTGGTCCCAACGGCCCGCACCACCTGGATGAAGCCGCTGCTGGCTTTTAGCGGGGCCTACTTGTTCACGCTCACCGTTACGCACCTATTACCAGAGGCCCTACAGATGCAGCCCGGGCACCGAGTAGGTTACTTCGTGCTGGCGGGTTTTTTTGGGCAAATGCTGCTGGAGGTTTTCTCGCAGGGCGTGGAGCATGGACACGTTCATCATCATACTGAGCACGCGGGTAGGGTGCCTTTCCTGCTGCTGTCGTCTTTGGTTTTGCACTCGTTTCTGGAGGGTAGCATTTTGGTGAAAACCCCGGCGGCCGGCGACGTAAGCCAGAATTTCTACGCCATTCTGGCTGGGGTAGCTCTGCACCACATTCCGGCGGCCTTTGCCCTGATGGCGGCCTTGCTGCTGCGCCTGGGCTCTTTCCGGCGGGCGTTGCCCTACCTGCTGGTGTTTGCCGTGGCGGGCCCGGCCGGTATTATTGTAAGCAACTTCGTAGTGTTGGAGCAACTCCTGACCGGCGGCCTGTACGCGGCCCTGCTCGGGTTAGTAGCCGGTAACTTCCTGCACGTTTCTACTACCATTCTCTTCGAAACCAGCCCTGACCACAGCCTGAATGTGCGCAAGCTGGTAGCCACCCTGGCCGGCTTGCTGCTGGCCCTGCTAGTGGATGTGGGGTAG
- a CDS encoding SAM-dependent methyltransferase has protein sequence MLPAPPQEWFSTWFDSPYYHRLYRARNDEEARAFLAKLLRYLHPKPEARLLDLACGKGRHALYLSEQGYDVTGLDLSPESIRYAQQFAHEHLHFQVHDMRQPLLTGPFDFIFNLFTSFGYFAQEADNVVALRNAAAALRPGGKMVIDFLNTDLTIRQLVAHETKRVENTEFRLYRHFQHDFIVKEIRFQDDEGREQHFEERVRALSQERFEEYFRMAGLRLVEVLGDYHLTAFDAATSPRMIFVLKK, from the coding sequence ATGCTGCCTGCGCCCCCCCAAGAATGGTTTAGTACCTGGTTTGACTCGCCGTACTATCATCGGCTCTACCGGGCGCGAAACGACGAGGAGGCCCGCGCTTTTCTGGCGAAATTGCTACGGTACCTGCACCCTAAGCCAGAGGCTCGCCTCTTGGACCTGGCCTGCGGCAAAGGGCGGCACGCGCTCTACCTAAGTGAGCAGGGCTATGACGTAACGGGGTTGGACCTGTCGCCGGAAAGTATTCGTTACGCCCAGCAGTTTGCCCATGAGCACCTGCACTTTCAGGTGCACGACATGCGGCAGCCTCTGCTTACTGGGCCCTTTGACTTCATTTTCAACTTGTTTACCAGCTTCGGCTACTTCGCGCAGGAGGCCGACAACGTAGTGGCTCTGCGTAACGCGGCCGCCGCCCTGCGGCCCGGGGGCAAAATGGTCATCGACTTCCTGAACACGGACCTGACCATCCGGCAGCTGGTAGCGCACGAAACTAAGCGGGTGGAAAACACGGAGTTCCGGCTGTACCGCCATTTCCAGCACGACTTCATCGTGAAAGAAATCCGCTTCCAGGACGATGAGGGCCGAGAGCAACACTTTGAGGAGCGGGTGCGCGCCCTCAGTCAGGAGCGGTTCGAGGAGTACTTCCGAATGGCGGGCCTGCGCCTGGTGGAAGTGTTAGGCGACTACCACCTCACTGCCTTCGATGCCGCTACCAGCCCCCGCATGATTTTCGTGCTCAAGAAATAA
- a CDS encoding heavy metal-binding domain-containing protein: MVSFWKSTVTAVLLASGAVLAGCQSKPAEQAATTAAAATAPADSTALPVATAAYLCPMGCEGSASNKPGKCPVCAMDLEPNPAATPAKAL, from the coding sequence ATGGTATCTTTTTGGAAATCAACGGTAACGGCTGTTTTGCTGGCCTCCGGAGCTGTACTGGCCGGCTGTCAGTCGAAGCCCGCGGAGCAGGCTGCCACTACGGCGGCTGCCGCCACCGCACCTGCCGATAGCACGGCGCTGCCCGTGGCCACGGCTGCCTACCTCTGCCCCATGGGCTGCGAGGGTAGCGCCAGCAACAAGCCCGGCAAATGCCCGGTTTGCGCCATGGACCTGGAGCCTAACCCGGCCGCTACGCCTGCCAAGGCGCTTTGA
- the nadC gene encoding carboxylating nicotinate-nucleotide diphosphorylase: protein MQTPSYLTPEALSTFIRTALAEDVGDGDHSALSAIPATARNRAHLLIKDEGVLAGVELARHIFRKVDADLQVAPRLEDGTRVKHGDIAFTVEGRAQSILTAERLVLNCMQRMSGIATRTAHLTSLLAGTQARLLDTRKTTPNFRMCEKWAVLIGGGVNHRYGLFDMIILKDNHVDYAGGIRQAIEASRAYLASTGRQLPIEIETRSLAEVQQALEAGGIDRIMLDNMAPAQLREAVALVAGRYPLEASGGITEETIAEVAATGVDYISVGALTHSIRSLDMSLKAF from the coding sequence GTGCAAACGCCCTCCTACCTCACCCCGGAAGCTCTATCCACCTTTATTCGCACGGCCCTGGCCGAAGATGTCGGCGACGGCGACCATTCGGCGTTGTCGGCCATTCCGGCAACGGCGCGCAATCGGGCCCACTTGCTGATCAAGGATGAAGGCGTACTGGCCGGTGTGGAATTGGCCCGTCACATCTTTCGGAAGGTAGATGCCGACCTACAGGTTGCGCCGCGCCTCGAGGATGGTACTCGCGTAAAGCACGGCGACATTGCCTTTACCGTGGAGGGCCGCGCCCAAAGCATTCTGACGGCGGAGCGGCTGGTACTCAACTGCATGCAGCGCATGAGCGGCATTGCAACCCGCACGGCCCACCTCACTAGCCTGCTGGCCGGCACCCAGGCCCGTCTGCTCGACACCCGCAAGACAACGCCCAACTTCCGCATGTGCGAGAAGTGGGCGGTCCTGATTGGGGGCGGCGTCAACCACCGCTACGGCCTGTTCGACATGATTATCCTGAAGGACAACCACGTGGACTACGCCGGCGGCATTCGGCAGGCTATTGAGGCTTCCCGCGCCTACCTGGCAAGTACTGGCCGGCAGCTACCCATTGAAATAGAAACCCGCAGCCTGGCCGAAGTGCAGCAGGCCCTGGAGGCCGGCGGCATCGACCGGATTATGCTTGATAACATGGCCCCGGCGCAACTGCGCGAGGCCGTGGCCCTGGTAGCGGGCCGCTACCCCCTGGAAGCCAGCGGCGGCATCACTGAAGAAACCATTGCCGAGGTAGCCGCTACCGGCGTCGATTACATTTCCGTTGGGGCCCTTACCCATTCCATCCGGAGCCTCGACATGAGTTTGAAAGCCTTTTAA
- a CDS encoding DUF4783 domain-containing protein, whose product MKRNFFLAFALVWGLLLSVGALAQGEAFGPVRNAIRSSSSRDLAEFFAPTVELSFDGDKQSYSATQAEFVMKDFFAKHSPASFDFIHYGGSNEGTPYAVGKYTGKDGAYRMFVKMKAAGGNLKIATIDFTKEN is encoded by the coding sequence ATGAAACGCAACTTCTTTTTGGCCTTCGCCCTGGTGTGGGGCCTGTTGCTGTCGGTGGGAGCCCTGGCACAGGGCGAAGCTTTTGGTCCCGTACGCAATGCCATCCGCAGCTCCTCCTCGCGCGATTTGGCCGAGTTTTTTGCTCCTACCGTGGAGCTGAGCTTCGACGGGGACAAGCAAAGCTACAGCGCTACCCAGGCCGAGTTCGTGATGAAAGACTTCTTCGCGAAACACTCCCCGGCTTCTTTCGATTTCATTCACTACGGCGGCAGTAACGAAGGTACGCCCTATGCCGTGGGCAAGTACACCGGAAAAGATGGCGCCTACCGCATGTTTGTGAAAATGAAAGCGGCCGGCGGCAACCTCAAAATTGCTACCATCGACTTCACTAAGGAGAACTAG
- the gpmI gene encoding 2,3-bisphosphoglycerate-independent phosphoglycerate mutase — translation MNKQVLLVILDGWGLAQNKEVSAIDQARTPFVDSLFQRYPHSRLQASGEAVGLPDGQMGNSEVGHMNIGAGRVVYQDLVRINKAIRERKLGAMPALVKAFEYARLNNKPVHLMGLLSDGGVHSHLEHLKALCTLAYDADVHNVFIHAFTDGRDTDPKGGVSYVNNLEQHLQRGASGKIASIVGRYYAMDRDNRWERVKVAYDLLVNGKGTPSQNLIQSMQDSYKEGVTDEFLKPIIKVGADGQPLATIKEGDVVLCFNFRTDRGREITQALTQQDFHAFEMRRLSLHYLTMTNYDATFTGVTPIFEKDNLEETLGEVLAANHKTQIRIAETEKYPHVTFFFSGGREVEFEGEKRIMRASPKVATYDLQPEMSAYELRDALVPELQAKSADFVVLNFANTDMVGHTGVFAAAVKAAEAVDECARGVVEAALASDYACIIIADHGNADMMINPDGTPNTAHTTNLVPCILASNDYRGTLTDGKLGDIAPTVLQLMGLPQPEVMGGQSLLRPETVPNA, via the coding sequence ATGAACAAACAGGTATTGTTGGTGATTCTGGACGGCTGGGGTCTGGCGCAGAACAAAGAGGTATCGGCTATTGATCAGGCGCGTACGCCCTTCGTCGATTCGCTGTTTCAGCGCTACCCCCACAGCCGCCTGCAAGCTTCTGGCGAGGCCGTGGGTTTACCCGACGGGCAAATGGGCAACTCCGAGGTGGGCCACATGAACATCGGGGCCGGCCGCGTGGTGTACCAAGACCTGGTGCGCATCAACAAAGCCATTCGGGAGCGGAAGCTGGGCGCCATGCCTGCTTTGGTGAAAGCCTTTGAATACGCCCGCCTTAACAATAAGCCCGTGCACCTGATGGGCCTGCTCTCCGATGGTGGCGTGCACTCCCACCTTGAGCACCTGAAAGCCCTGTGCACTTTAGCGTATGATGCTGATGTGCACAACGTGTTCATTCATGCCTTCACCGATGGCCGTGATACCGACCCCAAGGGCGGCGTCAGCTACGTGAATAACTTGGAGCAGCACCTGCAGCGCGGAGCCAGCGGCAAGATTGCCTCCATCGTGGGCCGCTACTACGCCATGGACCGCGACAACCGCTGGGAACGGGTGAAAGTAGCCTACGACCTGTTGGTAAACGGCAAGGGCACCCCGTCGCAGAACCTGATCCAGAGCATGCAGGACTCCTATAAAGAAGGAGTAACGGATGAATTCCTGAAGCCCATCATCAAAGTAGGGGCCGACGGGCAGCCGCTGGCTACCATCAAGGAAGGAGACGTAGTGCTGTGCTTTAACTTCCGCACCGACCGGGGCCGGGAAATCACGCAGGCCCTAACCCAGCAGGATTTCCACGCCTTTGAGATGCGCCGGCTCAGCCTGCACTACCTCACCATGACCAACTACGACGCCACTTTTACCGGCGTCACGCCCATCTTCGAGAAGGACAACTTGGAAGAAACCCTGGGCGAAGTGCTGGCGGCGAACCATAAAACCCAGATTCGCATTGCCGAAACGGAGAAGTATCCGCACGTAACCTTCTTCTTTTCCGGGGGCCGCGAGGTGGAGTTTGAGGGCGAGAAGCGCATCATGCGCGCTTCGCCCAAGGTAGCAACTTACGACCTGCAGCCCGAAATGAGCGCCTACGAGCTGCGCGACGCCTTGGTGCCCGAGCTGCAAGCCAAGTCGGCTGACTTCGTGGTGCTGAACTTTGCCAACACCGACATGGTAGGCCACACCGGCGTGTTTGCCGCCGCCGTGAAGGCTGCCGAAGCTGTGGACGAGTGCGCCCGCGGCGTTGTTGAAGCGGCCCTGGCCTCCGACTACGCCTGCATCATCATTGCCGACCACGGCAACGCCGATATGATGATTAACCCGGACGGCACGCCCAACACGGCCCATACGACCAACCTGGTGCCCTGCATCTTGGCTTCCAACGACTACCGCGGCACCCTCACCGATGGCAAGCTCGGCGACATTGCCCCTACGGTATTGCAGCTCATGGGCCTGCCCCAACCCGAAGTTATGGGCGGTCAAAGCCTGTTGCGCCCCGAAACAGTCCCGAATGCGTAG
- a CDS encoding secondary thiamine-phosphate synthase enzyme YjbQ, with the protein MHFIQKRLRLPAVSRGFHLITDLLVAELPELEQLQVGTAHFFIQHTSASLSINENADPTVRHDFEQFFNRTVPENAPYFRHTQEGPDDMPAHIKASLLGHAVSVPISQGRLALGTWQGIYLGEHRNHGGRRWVVATLMGK; encoded by the coding sequence ATGCACTTTATTCAGAAGCGGTTGCGCCTGCCGGCCGTAAGCCGGGGCTTTCATTTGATTACCGATTTGCTAGTAGCTGAACTACCGGAGCTGGAGCAGCTGCAGGTCGGAACGGCTCACTTTTTTATTCAGCACACCTCAGCCAGCCTGAGCATCAACGAAAACGCGGACCCCACCGTGCGCCACGATTTCGAGCAGTTCTTCAACCGCACGGTACCAGAAAACGCCCCCTACTTCCGCCACACCCAGGAGGGACCAGACGACATGCCGGCGCATATCAAAGCCAGCCTGCTAGGCCACGCCGTGAGCGTGCCCATCAGTCAGGGCCGGCTGGCGCTAGGTACCTGGCAGGGTATTTACCTGGGCGAGCACCGTAACCACGGCGGTCGGCGGTGGGTAGTGGCTACCTTAATGGGCAAGTAA
- the prfA gene encoding peptide chain release factor 1: MLDKLEAIQRRFEDVSEQLTQPEAMSDMKRFKALNKEYKDLGKIVTEYKAYQNVLANIDSAKEVIATEKDEDFRQMAKDELETLYPEQERLEAVIKELLIPKDPNDSKDVIMEIRAGAGGDEAAIFAGDLQRMYMRYAEKQGLRMDLIDATEGTSGGYKEIILAVKGEDVYGKLKFESGVHRVQRVPATETQGRIHTSVASIVVMPEAEELDVEIDMNDVRKDLFMSSGPGGQSVNTTYSAVRLTHLPTGIVAQCQDQKSQLKNFDKALGVLRSRLYEIELAKKNEAEGAARKSMIGGGDRSDKIRTYNYPQGRVTDHRIGYTVYNLSSVMDGNIDDFVEQLRIAESAERLKEGVG; encoded by the coding sequence ATGCTAGACAAACTGGAGGCCATCCAACGGCGCTTTGAGGACGTGAGCGAGCAGCTCACCCAGCCCGAAGCCATGAGCGACATGAAACGCTTCAAGGCCCTCAACAAAGAATATAAGGACCTCGGCAAAATCGTGACCGAGTACAAGGCCTACCAGAACGTGCTGGCCAACATTGATAGCGCCAAGGAAGTTATTGCGACCGAAAAGGACGAGGACTTCCGCCAGATGGCCAAGGACGAGCTGGAAACGCTGTACCCGGAGCAGGAGCGGCTGGAAGCCGTTATCAAGGAGCTGCTGATTCCCAAGGACCCGAACGACAGCAAGGACGTTATCATGGAAATCCGGGCCGGGGCCGGGGGCGACGAGGCGGCTATTTTCGCTGGCGACTTGCAGCGCATGTACATGCGCTACGCCGAAAAGCAGGGCCTGCGCATGGACCTGATTGATGCTACCGAAGGCACCTCAGGCGGCTACAAGGAAATTATTCTGGCCGTGAAGGGCGAGGACGTATACGGCAAGCTCAAGTTCGAGTCGGGGGTGCACCGCGTGCAGCGCGTGCCGGCCACCGAAACCCAGGGCCGCATTCACACCTCGGTAGCCTCTATTGTGGTAATGCCGGAGGCGGAGGAACTGGACGTAGAAATCGACATGAACGATGTGCGCAAGGACCTGTTCATGTCGTCGGGGCCGGGCGGTCAGTCGGTAAACACTACCTACTCGGCCGTGCGCCTAACCCACTTGCCCACCGGCATCGTAGCCCAGTGCCAGGACCAGAAGTCGCAGCTCAAGAATTTCGACAAGGCCCTGGGCGTACTTCGCTCCCGCCTCTACGAAATTGAGCTGGCCAAGAAAAACGAAGCTGAAGGCGCGGCCCGCAAGAGCATGATTGGCGGCGGCGACCGGTCGGACAAAATCCGGACGTATAACTACCCCCAGGGCCGCGTCACCGACCACCGCATCGGCTACACGGTGTACAACCTGAGCTCCGTCATGGACGGCAACATCGACGACTTTGTGGAGCAGCTCCGCATTGCTGAAAGCGCCGAGCGCCTGAAGGAAGGCGTCGGCTAG